The DNA sequence TGATGCTGGTTTACGAAGTGAGCTGCCATCAAGGCATGGTCTAAAGTGCGAAAAGTTGCAGCACAAGAATTGTTTACCGCCACTCTCTGGCATCTCCTTCTGCCAGCCTTAGTGGCAACAAACTGGTTCCAAGCAGCATCCAATTAACACAAAAtgttgcatcagtagtagcaAAAAGGCCACTTTTGCTTGCACTGCTGAGCCAGTTTACTAAATTATTTGAGCTTTGTGCCCAAAATGATCATGACCATCATGATCATGGCTGGTTGGTGTGGCTCCATAATGCGCACAGAGCACAAAGCACGAAGAACTAGGAGACATTGTTTTAGAATTTTCATTTTCCATACTAAACCTTTAGTGGCGAGTCAGTGTCAGTGTTTGTCATCCTCTGATTACTGTCCATATTTTTTATGCTGTTTGTTTGCATTATGCCCAAAATGATGACTGTACAAGAATGGTTACATACTATAATGGCACGTTTGTACACCCAATGAGAAGGAAGACAAGGACGTTTTTGGTCTGGCAACCTCACCCCATCCAGTGCTTTAGTGTCGAGCCCTCTAAATAAACATCTCCCACCTTGTAACAATATAATCAACCAGTACAGTCACGATTATGCAGCCTTCTTAAACACTTCTCATCCTCGCCATCAAGTTCACtgcaagtcccccccccccccaacctctcATTGTAGTCTCTAGTTGCCATGGGCACACTCTGTGGCGGCTAATTTTCTGGCCACTCCCTACCTCAGCCGCCATCGACTGCATTTCGCTTCCCCTGGCACTAGCTACTCCAGTGGGCCATGGTAATGCCGTCGCTTTCCAAGGGCCGGCTATTAGCTGAAAGTACATACAAGTTTGTTCTGGACATCACTACGCTTTAAATGGCAGCGCAGGAGAATACAGACATTTCATTTCTGCGGATCCGCAGCGCCACATGCTATTACACCCTGGTCGATGGGTTCGCTGACGCACAACGCGAGTTCACGTCGCACATGAGTAGTGGGCCGAAGCGTCACCGACTGTCGGTAGAAGAGTCGCTGGAGCAGCTGCTGCTGCCTTTTTCCTTCTTCTTGTGGCGAAACTCCTTGTCGTCCCGGGAGGAGTGCTTGCTCTTCTTGCGGTCGCTCTTTTTGCTCTTGCGGCAGCTGTCGCGCCCCTTGCGTTGCCCGTCGCGGTCCTCGCCGCTGCTTCTCCGACGGGGTGACCGCGACCGATGGtggcgcttcttttttttcttctttttcgcctTCTCGTGCGAAGACGAGGACCGGTGACGTTGTCGGCTGGCACCGGCGTCGGACGACGATGGCGCGGTTGCTGCGGCGGCAGCCGCCCGCGCCAAGTTAAGCTGCGTCaacggcgacacgaactgctcgTCGTCGCTGTCCTCCTCCGAGCTCGTACTGCTCACGTCCAGCACGATGTCTTTGTTTGGGTTCACCTTGAGGAAGTTGCGGCACTGGTACGTGAAGTGGCCCGGGTAGCCGCACTTCTTGCACGCCGGCCGTACGGTGTCCGACGGCTGGTTCGTGAGCCGGGCCATCACTTCGCGAAGTGTGTTCTCCATAGTCGGGCGGGCTTAGCCGCAGACGGCACCACAGCTTATGATTACGAAGACTTGTTGCGCACTGCACCGGCTTCTCGATCAGCCGTTCACCACTCAGGGATCA is a window from the Dermacentor albipictus isolate Rhodes 1998 colony chromosome 6, USDA_Dalb.pri_finalv2, whole genome shotgun sequence genome containing:
- the LOC135901421 gene encoding protein SREK1IP1, which produces MENTLREVMARLTNQPSDTVRPACKKCGYPGHFTYQCRNFLKVNPNKDIVLDVSSTSSEEDSDDEQFVSPLTQLNLARAAAAAATAPSSSDAGASRQRHRSSSSHEKAKKKKKKKRHHRSRSPRRRSSGEDRDGQRKGRDSCRKSKKSDRKKSKHSSRDDKEFRHKKKEKGSSSCSSDSSTDSR